From Microcystis aeruginosa NIES-2549, a single genomic window includes:
- a CDS encoding patatin-like phospholipase family protein, which produces MKAKIAIACQGGGSQTAFTAGALKALFDNKVQDYFNIVSLSGTSGGAICAFFIWYALKKGDSIVWKRMIDFWEDNSARTPQEKLFNDSAIKALELASKGLIPQYNLSPYSPITKTLFSLATYGLRSRFTNFDQLLRAHIDFSELATWGAKPEPPILLMGACNVLTGKLSKFNSRQEAVKIEHILASACVPNIFPAVTIETMAYWDGLFSDNPPIRSLIRSEFVGVENIPDEIWVIKINPTSRDKIPVQSDDIADRRNELEGNVSLFQGLDQIDFLNQLFLKGAFKEEFLREIALTEPFKIPKSFPEDPDQDYHIPMIEMSAELANSLNYESKLDRSPANIQRLIADGEKQGKQFLEHRLKAMGLR; this is translated from the coding sequence ATGAAAGCCAAAATCGCCATCGCTTGTCAGGGAGGCGGCAGTCAAACTGCTTTTACTGCTGGTGCATTAAAAGCATTATTTGACAATAAAGTGCAAGATTACTTTAATATTGTCAGTCTCAGTGGTACTTCTGGCGGTGCTATCTGTGCCTTTTTCATCTGGTATGCTCTCAAAAAAGGTGATAGCATCGTTTGGAAAAGAATGATTGATTTTTGGGAAGATAATAGCGCTCGAACTCCCCAAGAAAAGCTATTTAATGACTCAGCTATTAAAGCTCTAGAATTAGCCAGCAAAGGATTAATTCCCCAGTATAATCTCAGTCCTTACTCTCCGATTACTAAAACCTTATTTTCCCTAGCTACCTACGGTTTACGCAGTCGCTTTACCAACTTTGATCAGTTACTAAGAGCGCATATTGATTTCTCGGAATTAGCCACTTGGGGAGCTAAACCAGAACCACCAATTTTATTAATGGGGGCCTGTAATGTCCTCACAGGAAAGTTAAGTAAATTTAACTCGCGCCAGGAAGCAGTTAAAATTGAACATATCCTAGCTTCTGCCTGTGTTCCTAACATTTTTCCTGCTGTCACCATTGAAACTATGGCCTACTGGGATGGACTATTTTCTGATAATCCCCCCATCCGTTCTTTAATTCGCAGTGAATTTGTCGGAGTCGAAAATATTCCCGATGAAATTTGGGTAATTAAAATTAATCCCACCTCTAGAGATAAGATCCCCGTGCAATCCGATGATATTGCCGATCGCCGCAATGAATTAGAAGGCAATGTTTCCCTATTTCAAGGTCTCGATCAGATTGATTTTCTCAATCAATTATTTCTTAAAGGAGCCTTTAAAGAGGAATTCTTGCGGGAGATTGCCTTAACAGAACCATTTAAAATTCCTAAATCTTTCCCAGAAGATCCCGATCAAGATTACCATATCCCGATGATCGAAATGTCGGCGGAATTAGCCAATAGTCTCAACTATGAAAGTAAACTCGATCGCTCTCCCGCCAATATCCAGCGTCTGATCGCTGACGGCGAAAAACAGGGAAAACAGTTTCTAGAACATCGACTAAAAGCTATGGGTTTAAGATAG
- a CDS encoding glucose-1-phosphate adenylyltransferase — protein MKKVLAIILGGGAGTRLYPLTKLRAKPAVPLAGKYRLIDIPVSNCINSQIDKIYVLTQFNSASLNRHLNRTYNFTGFSDGFVEVLAAQQTMENPQWFQGTADAVRQYIWTMKDWDIDEYLILSGDHLYRMDYSKFIERHRETNADITLSVVPIDERRASAFGVMKINDSGRIVDFYEKPKGPELERMRVDTTILGLTPDQARQSPYIASMGIYVFKKNVLIDLLDANKEQTDFGKEIIPSAAKDYNLQAYLFKGYWEDIGTIEAFYESNLALTQQPNPAFSFYDEKAPIYTRSRYLPPTKMLNCTVTESMISEGCILKESRIHHSILGIRSRVGKDCTIEDTMLMGADFYESFPEREGLIGNGKVPVGIGPGSTIRRAIVDKNARIGANVLIVNKDRVEEANREDLGFYVRSGIVVIFKNATIPDGTVI, from the coding sequence GTGAAAAAAGTATTAGCTATTATCTTAGGTGGCGGGGCCGGAACTCGCCTTTATCCGTTAACGAAACTGCGGGCAAAACCTGCCGTCCCCCTAGCGGGAAAATATCGCTTAATCGATATTCCCGTCAGCAATTGTATTAACTCCCAGATTGACAAAATCTATGTGTTGACGCAATTTAATTCCGCTTCCCTCAATCGTCACCTCAATCGTACCTATAATTTTACGGGTTTTAGTGATGGTTTCGTGGAAGTTTTGGCTGCTCAACAAACCATGGAAAATCCTCAATGGTTCCAAGGCACGGCCGACGCGGTACGACAGTATATTTGGACGATGAAGGATTGGGATATCGATGAATATCTGATTCTCTCGGGAGATCATCTCTATCGCATGGACTACAGCAAGTTCATCGAACGCCATCGGGAAACCAACGCCGATATCACTTTATCAGTGGTTCCCATCGATGAACGTCGGGCCTCCGCTTTTGGGGTGATGAAAATTAATGATTCGGGGCGAATTGTCGATTTTTATGAGAAACCCAAAGGGCCAGAATTGGAAAGAATGCGGGTAGATACGACGATTTTAGGCTTAACTCCCGACCAAGCTCGTCAAAGTCCCTACATTGCTTCCATGGGAATTTATGTCTTTAAAAAGAATGTTTTAATCGATCTGCTCGATGCCAATAAAGAACAGACCGATTTCGGCAAGGAAATTATTCCCTCGGCGGCTAAAGACTACAATCTTCAGGCTTATTTATTTAAGGGTTACTGGGAGGATATCGGGACGATTGAAGCCTTTTATGAGTCTAATCTCGCCCTGACCCAACAACCCAATCCCGCCTTTAGTTTCTACGACGAAAAAGCCCCCATCTATACCCGTTCTCGCTATCTGCCACCCACAAAAATGCTCAATTGTACGGTGACAGAATCGATGATTTCTGAAGGTTGTATTCTCAAAGAATCTCGCATCCATCACTCGATTTTAGGTATTCGTAGTCGAGTCGGCAAAGACTGCACGATCGAGGATACAATGCTGATGGGAGCCGACTTTTATGAGTCTTTCCCCGAACGGGAAGGTCTCATCGGAAATGGCAAAGTTCCCGTGGGTATCGGCCCGGGTTCCACTATTCGTCGGGCAATTGTGGACAAAAATGCTCGCATTGGTGCCAACGTTTTAATTGTTAACAAAGATCGTGTGGAAGAAGCTAATCGCGAAGATTTAGGTTTCTATGTTCGCAGCGGCATCGTGGTTATTTTCAAAAATGCCACTATTCCCGACGGGACAGTAATTTAA
- the dusA gene encoding tRNA dihydrouridine(20/20a) synthase DusA encodes MGSILSVAPMMDYTDRHFRYFLRQISRRPLLYTEMITTMAIKHGDRYKLLGFSLAEKPLALQLGGDNPYLLAECAKIAEDMGYDEVNLNVGCPSSRVKEGNFGACLMANPELVARGISAMNQAVSIPVTVKQRIGIDDQDSYENMVNFVRIVADAGCQRFTIHARKAWLQGLSPKENRTVPPLRYDDVYRLKNQFPHLFIEINGGIINLEQARQHLQLVDAVMIGRAAYDNPYLFATVDRDFYGESVTPPTREEVIKKMLPYIDEWVSKGYKLHQISKHLLQLFAGQPGTKVWKRYISENSHFPGADSGVIWQALQQVNSLNDLANLSASH; translated from the coding sequence ATGGGCAGTATTTTAAGTGTGGCTCCGATGATGGATTATACCGATCGCCATTTTCGCTATTTTTTGCGACAAATTAGCCGTCGTCCCCTTCTCTACACGGAAATGATCACAACGATGGCGATTAAACACGGCGATCGCTATAAGTTGCTGGGGTTCTCCCTAGCAGAAAAACCTCTAGCTTTGCAGTTAGGGGGTGATAATCCCTATCTTTTGGCAGAATGCGCTAAAATAGCCGAAGATATGGGTTATGACGAGGTAAATCTCAATGTGGGTTGTCCTAGTTCTCGGGTAAAAGAGGGCAATTTCGGCGCTTGTTTGATGGCTAACCCGGAATTAGTCGCGAGGGGAATATCGGCAATGAATCAAGCTGTATCGATTCCCGTGACTGTAAAACAGAGAATTGGCATTGATGATCAGGATAGTTACGAAAATATGGTCAATTTTGTCCGTATTGTCGCGGATGCGGGTTGTCAACGTTTTACCATCCATGCGCGCAAAGCTTGGTTACAGGGATTAAGTCCCAAGGAAAATCGCACCGTCCCCCCCCTGCGTTACGATGATGTTTATCGCCTAAAAAATCAGTTTCCCCATTTGTTTATTGAAATTAATGGCGGTATCATTAATTTAGAACAGGCTAGACAACATTTACAATTAGTAGATGCAGTTATGATCGGTCGGGCAGCCTACGATAATCCCTATTTATTTGCCACAGTCGATCGAGATTTTTATGGGGAATCGGTTACTCCTCCTACCCGGGAAGAAGTAATCAAAAAAATGCTTCCCTATATCGATGAGTGGGTGAGTAAAGGTTATAAATTACACCAGATCAGCAAACATCTTTTACAGCTTTTTGCCGGTCAGCCCGGAACTAAGGTCTGGAAACGTTATATTAGTGAAAATAGCCATTTTCCTGGGGCTGATTCTGGGGTAATCTGGCAAGCTTTACAGCAGGTAAACTCCCTAAATGATCTGGCTAATCTGTCAGCTTCCCATTGA
- a CDS encoding DUF362 domain-containing protein: MITQSSITAGVKNSAMADFVYQPPPAAITAKRILIKPNLGYPVPPPVTVSLPVLTGVLRGLRGVNPGAEIILVEGVCSAISLREIIDILGVKSILDPGITILDADSLPQQEYPNLSPFPVRFPSMFAPKIIEEVDCRITIGTLKRTHLKDKPLISASLKNLYGLFPRSHYKARSPNSRGQLHRPSVPLILQDVYFCIGHLFDGAVVDANLKYFSSNWRPDRGKSIPLGQVFWGDDMISVDRSACLLGDEPMPSYLDAIDLLRSQLLNGTN, from the coding sequence ATGATTACCCAATCCTCAATTACTGCTGGGGTAAAAAATTCAGCTATGGCGGATTTTGTTTATCAACCTCCCCCGGCAGCTATCACAGCTAAACGTATTTTAATTAAACCTAATTTAGGTTATCCTGTGCCACCACCAGTAACGGTTAGTTTGCCGGTATTAACTGGAGTTTTGCGGGGATTGAGAGGGGTAAATCCAGGGGCAGAAATTATCTTGGTAGAGGGAGTATGTTCGGCTATTTCTTTGAGAGAAATTATCGATATTTTGGGCGTAAAATCTATTCTCGATCCTGGAATAACTATTCTTGATGCTGATAGTTTACCTCAGCAAGAATATCCGAATCTTTCCCCTTTTCCTGTCCGTTTTCCCTCGATGTTTGCCCCTAAAATTATCGAAGAAGTGGATTGTCGGATCACGATTGGAACCTTAAAACGCACCCATTTAAAGGATAAACCCCTGATTTCTGCTTCTTTAAAAAATCTCTATGGACTCTTTCCCCGTAGTCATTATAAAGCGCGTAGTCCTAACTCGCGGGGGCAATTACATCGCCCCTCCGTACCGCTAATTTTACAGGATGTTTATTTTTGTATCGGTCATCTTTTTGATGGGGCAGTGGTGGACGCTAATCTCAAATATTTTAGTAGTAATTGGCGACCGGATCGAGGAAAATCTATTCCTCTCGGTCAAGTATTTTGGGGTGATGATATGATTAGCGTGGATCGCAGTGCTTGCCTCTTGGGTGATGAACCGATGCCGAGTTATTTAGATGCGATCGATTTGCTTCGTTCTCAACTTTTAAACGGAACCAATTAG
- a CDS encoding Rieske (2Fe-2S) protein: MSWTKVLSVDSLAPGARQVVKVGENSILLINNNGQFHAVGNRCPHLKLSMTKGKISEDGAIVCPWHRSSFDLCTGAVKDWITWPPVVNKAMAAVSQPQALPVYPLRIEDGSIWIDA, from the coding sequence ATGAGTTGGACAAAAGTACTATCTGTAGATTCCCTTGCCCCCGGCGCCCGTCAAGTGGTAAAAGTGGGGGAAAATTCCATTCTCTTGATTAACAATAACGGTCAATTCCACGCCGTCGGTAATCGTTGTCCTCATTTAAAATTATCGATGACGAAAGGCAAAATTAGCGAGGACGGCGCGATCGTTTGTCCCTGGCATCGTAGTTCTTTTGATCTCTGTACTGGTGCTGTCAAGGACTGGATTACCTGGCCCCCTGTGGTTAACAAAGCGATGGCGGCAGTTTCTCAACCCCAAGCTTTACCCGTTTATCCCCTTCGCATCGAAGACGGCAGCATCTGGATAGACGCATAA
- a CDS encoding DUF1997 domain-containing protein, which translates to MEVTFTAAESLEIFVAEQTIPIQHYLRQPQRLVQAIVETSLTEHLSENRFRLKMRPLNFLDLYYFQPTVILNVWATSGGTVFLQSEDCQIKGIDYINDRFSLNVQGKLAPVEKNNQTYLAGKANLEVKVALPPPLWLTPRPLLEITGNSLLKGVLLRIKQRLMSQLLQDYQQWAKQDIIAQNYPETILDLSLS; encoded by the coding sequence ATGGAAGTAACTTTTACCGCTGCCGAATCCCTAGAAATTTTTGTTGCTGAACAAACCATCCCGATTCAGCATTATCTGCGCCAACCGCAAAGATTAGTACAGGCTATCGTTGAGACTAGCTTAACAGAACACTTGTCTGAGAATCGGTTTCGCCTAAAAATGCGTCCCCTCAACTTCTTGGATCTGTACTATTTTCAGCCCACAGTTATTCTCAATGTCTGGGCCACCTCTGGGGGGACGGTATTTTTGCAATCAGAAGACTGTCAGATCAAAGGTATTGATTATATCAACGATCGCTTTAGCCTCAATGTTCAAGGCAAACTCGCTCCGGTGGAAAAAAATAATCAAACCTATCTAGCGGGGAAAGCCAATCTTGAGGTGAAAGTCGCCCTACCACCGCCATTATGGTTAACCCCGCGTCCGTTGTTAGAAATCACCGGCAATAGTCTCCTAAAAGGGGTTTTATTGCGGATTAAACAGCGTTTAATGAGTCAATTGTTGCAAGATTACCAACAATGGGCTAAACAGGATATTATTGCCCAAAATTACCCCGAAACCATTCTCGATCTCTCCCTTAGTTAA
- a CDS encoding response regulator, which produces MIRSETAKYRKMIIMKPIEPIKVLIADDHELTCLGLKILISKQQHCQVVGIAVNGQQAIDLAKSCQPDVIILDIRMPVLDGHSAAIQIKRFDPYVRIIAYSSLANLPMEKNNQSTAFDLYCSKDISSQDLIKAIDDLGKLAQSDKSQFRRVG; this is translated from the coding sequence ATGATAAGAAGTGAGACCGCCAAGTATAGGAAAATGATTATAATGAAGCCGATAGAACCAATTAAAGTTTTAATTGCCGACGATCACGAGCTAACTTGTTTAGGACTCAAGATTTTAATTTCCAAGCAGCAGCATTGTCAGGTGGTGGGAATTGCGGTTAATGGTCAACAGGCGATCGACTTGGCGAAAAGTTGTCAACCAGATGTAATTATTTTAGATATACGGATGCCTGTCTTAGATGGACACAGCGCCGCTATTCAGATCAAACGATTTGACCCTTATGTCCGCATTATCGCCTATAGTTCCTTGGCAAATCTTCCAATGGAAAAAAATAATCAAAGTACAGCCTTTGACCTATACTGCTCTAAAGATATATCTTCCCAAGATCTGATCAAAGCGATCGATGACTTGGGAAAATTAGCACAATCGGACAAATCTCAATTCCGTCGAGTCGGATAG
- a CDS encoding hydantoinase B/oxoprolinase family protein, with protein MFPLNSHRTEITTVADPIYLEIFKNLYQFIAEEMGITLQNTAASVNIKERLDFSCAIFDEVGNLIANAPHIPVHLGSMADSVKSLIQDKGETIRPGNVYLANNPYNGGTHLPDVTVISPIFDRQNQEILFYLASRGHQADIGGITPGSMPPHSVHISEEGILFDNFLLVAAGQFREQELINHLTNSPFPARNIAQNIADFQAQIAANAKGEKELHNMVNRYGLAMVKAYQQFVQDNAELAVRKAISVLKDGEFTYYLDNGAVIKVKISIDIDNCQATIDFTGTSDQLNNNFNAPLAVTRAAVLYVFRTLVEEAIPLNAGCFKPLHLIIPSGCFLNPVYPAAVVAGNVETSQAIVNALYGALGVQAASQGTMNNFTFGNQEYQYYETICGGSGAGANFAGTAAVQTQMTNSRLTDPEVLEMRYPVLVESFSIRPDSGGKGQYSGGDGVIRRIKFQEAMTANILSGNRLIPPFGLAGGKAGKIGRNAVERNDGTIEELPGTATVEMNLGDIFIIETPGGGGYGNC; from the coding sequence ATGTTCCCTCTCAATTCTCACCGCACAGAAATAACTACCGTTGCCGATCCTATTTATCTAGAAATATTTAAAAATCTCTATCAATTTATTGCCGAAGAAATGGGGATTACTCTGCAAAATACGGCAGCAAGTGTCAATATTAAAGAGCGCCTAGACTTCTCCTGTGCTATCTTTGATGAGGTGGGAAATTTAATCGCTAATGCTCCTCATATTCCCGTCCATTTAGGCTCTATGGCCGATAGTGTTAAAAGTTTAATTCAGGATAAAGGTGAGACGATTCGTCCGGGGAATGTTTATCTGGCTAATAATCCTTATAATGGCGGTACTCACCTGCCAGATGTCACCGTAATTAGCCCTATTTTTGACCGCCAAAATCAGGAAATATTATTTTATCTTGCCTCCCGGGGACATCAAGCTGATATCGGTGGCATTACCCCCGGTTCTATGCCTCCCCACTCTGTCCATATTAGCGAAGAAGGAATTTTATTCGATAACTTTTTGCTGGTAGCGGCGGGACAGTTTCGGGAACAAGAATTAATTAATCACTTAACTAATAGTCCTTTTCCTGCACGCAATATCGCCCAAAATATTGCCGATTTTCAAGCACAAATAGCCGCTAATGCCAAGGGGGAAAAAGAATTACATAATATGGTTAATCGCTACGGATTAGCTATGGTTAAAGCCTATCAACAGTTCGTTCAAGATAATGCGGAATTAGCGGTTAGAAAAGCTATATCTGTCCTGAAAGATGGTGAATTTACCTATTATCTGGATAACGGTGCTGTCATCAAGGTTAAAATCAGCATAGATATTGATAATTGTCAAGCAACCATTGATTTTACTGGCACATCTGACCAGTTAAATAATAACTTTAATGCACCCCTGGCAGTGACAAGAGCGGCGGTTTTATACGTTTTTCGTACCCTTGTGGAGGAGGCAATTCCTTTAAATGCTGGCTGTTTTAAACCCCTCCATTTAATTATCCCGTCTGGCTGTTTTCTTAATCCCGTTTATCCAGCGGCCGTGGTAGCGGGAAATGTGGAAACTTCCCAGGCAATAGTTAATGCTTTATACGGTGCTTTAGGCGTTCAAGCCGCCAGCCAAGGGACGATGAATAATTTCACTTTTGGCAATCAAGAATATCAATATTATGAGACTATTTGTGGCGGTTCTGGTGCGGGGGCAAATTTTGCGGGAACTGCTGCCGTGCAAACCCAGATGACTAATTCCCGTCTCACCGATCCGGAAGTATTAGAAATGCGCTATCCTGTGTTAGTAGAAAGTTTTAGCATTCGCCCCGATAGTGGCGGTAAGGGACAATATTCTGGAGGTGATGGTGTGATTAGAAGAATTAAATTTCAAGAGGCGATGACTGCTAATATTTTATCGGGTAATCGCCTAATTCCCCCCTTTGGACTGGCGGGAGGAAAAGCCGGTAAAATAGGACGTAATGCCGTGGAAAGAAACGATGGAACTATCGAAGAATTGCCCGGGACTGCGACTGTAGAAATGAACCTTGGTGATATTTTTATTATTGAAACCCCCGGCGGTGGTGGCTATGGAAATTGTTGA
- the tsaD gene encoding tRNA (adenosine(37)-N6)-threonylcarbamoyltransferase complex transferase subunit TsaD, which yields MTIILAIETSCDETAVAIVNNNHVLSSVVFSQIDLHRLYGGVVPEMASRQHLETINFCLEKAWQETGLNWSEIDGIAATVAPGLVGALMVGMTAAKTLAIVHDKPFIGIHHLEGHIYASYLAESDLKPPFLSLLVSGGHTSLIHVQACGKYQQLGTTRDDAAGEAFDKVARLLNLSYPGGPIIDRMAKDGNPQAFPLPEGKISLPTGGFHAYDSSFSGLKTAVLRLVEKFEPDNLPVADIAASFQDTVARSLTRRTINCALDYGLKTIAIGGGVAANSALRNHLETAAKNHHLTVYFPPLKLCTDNAAMIARAAVDHYDLGHFSDLSLGVRSRLPLSEVMQLYNTSDF from the coding sequence ATGACAATTATCTTAGCGATCGAAACCAGTTGCGATGAAACTGCTGTGGCTATTGTTAACAATAACCATGTGTTGAGTAGTGTAGTTTTTTCTCAAATTGATCTCCATCGTCTCTATGGTGGTGTTGTGCCAGAAATGGCCTCGCGACAACACCTAGAAACCATTAATTTTTGTCTAGAAAAAGCTTGGCAAGAAACGGGGTTAAATTGGTCAGAAATTGATGGAATAGCGGCCACAGTTGCCCCCGGTTTAGTAGGTGCTTTAATGGTGGGAATGACGGCAGCCAAAACCCTCGCTATTGTCCACGATAAACCCTTTATCGGCATTCATCATCTCGAAGGTCATATCTATGCTTCCTATCTCGCTGAATCTGATCTTAAACCTCCTTTTTTATCTCTTTTAGTCTCCGGGGGTCATACCAGTTTAATCCATGTGCAGGCCTGCGGTAAATATCAACAATTAGGAACCACTAGAGATGATGCAGCCGGAGAAGCTTTTGATAAAGTGGCACGATTATTAAACTTAAGTTATCCGGGTGGTCCGATCATCGATCGCATGGCTAAAGATGGTAATCCCCAAGCTTTTCCCTTACCTGAAGGTAAAATATCTTTACCAACCGGCGGTTTTCATGCCTACGATTCCAGTTTTAGTGGTTTAAAAACTGCTGTTTTGCGCTTAGTAGAGAAATTCGAGCCAGATAATTTACCCGTAGCTGATATAGCCGCTAGTTTTCAAGATACGGTAGCCAGAAGTTTAACCCGTCGGACTATCAATTGTGCCTTAGATTATGGCTTAAAAACTATCGCGATCGGGGGAGGAGTGGCGGCTAATAGTGCCTTGAGAAATCATCTGGAAACTGCCGCCAAAAATCATCATTTAACCGTCTATTTTCCGCCGCTTAAACTCTGTACCGATAACGCCGCTATGATTGCTCGCGCTGCGGTTGATCATTATGATCTGGGTCATTTTTCTGACCTTTCCCTCGGTGTTCGTTCCCGTTTACCTTTAAGCGAAGTTATGCAATTATATAATACGTCAGATTTTTAG
- the truB gene encoding tRNA pseudouridine(55) synthase TruB: MFGFLNLNKPPDWTSHDCVAKVRKILKTKRVGHGGTLDPMATGVLPIAVGAATRLLPYLPENKAYRAKIQLGLSTDTDDITGKAIATCPCADLTLEAVKPHLAEFIGNIAQIPPMYSAIQKDGRRLYELARKGEIIAVEPRQVKIDQITVLGWLEGEFPQIELDIHCGSGTYIRSLARDLGKVLAVGGTLASLTRTESCGFQLADSINLEALMANSEGLISPRIALAHLDWISLTSERVIDWFHGRKINLTDTNVMIGSLVAVESLEAQFLGIGEIVVREDEYYLQPKIVIQQ; this comes from the coding sequence ATGTTTGGCTTTTTAAATCTCAATAAACCCCCCGATTGGACTTCTCACGATTGCGTGGCCAAAGTCCGAAAAATTCTTAAGACAAAACGAGTCGGCCATGGCGGAACTTTAGATCCTATGGCTACGGGAGTTTTACCGATCGCCGTCGGGGCTGCCACCCGATTACTGCCCTATTTACCTGAAAATAAGGCTTATCGGGCAAAAATCCAGTTAGGACTCAGCACCGATACCGATGATATTACGGGAAAAGCGATCGCTACTTGTCCCTGTGCCGATTTAACTTTAGAGGCAGTTAAGCCTCATTTAGCGGAATTTATCGGTAATATCGCCCAGATTCCGCCGATGTATAGTGCTATTCAAAAGGATGGTCGCCGTCTCTACGAATTGGCTCGCAAAGGGGAAATAATCGCAGTGGAGCCTCGTCAGGTCAAAATTGACCAAATTACGGTTTTAGGCTGGTTAGAGGGCGAATTTCCGCAGATAGAGCTAGATATTCACTGTGGATCGGGGACTTATATCCGTTCCCTGGCCAGAGATTTGGGCAAGGTGTTAGCTGTGGGTGGCACTTTAGCCAGTTTAACTCGCACGGAAAGCTGTGGTTTTCAATTAGCTGATAGTATTAATCTGGAAGCTTTAATGGCTAATTCTGAGGGTTTAATTTCGCCTCGCATTGCCTTGGCGCATCTAGACTGGATTTCTTTGACATCAGAGAGAGTTATCGATTGGTTTCACGGCAGAAAAATTAATCTAACCGATACAAATGTTATGATCGGTTCTCTGGTTGCTGTGGAGTCTTTAGAGGCTCAATTTCTCGGCATTGGTGAGATAGTTGTCCGAGAAGATGAATACTACCTACAGCCTAAAATAGTTATTCAGCAATAG
- a CDS encoding cobaltochelatase translates to MACRFSRLLALAIKIISPTKGLNTSAQIFELMQFYPQGITVQELSERLNRPVSMLNLCLKSLVASKKVVAKKNHNQWVYTVDKKA, encoded by the coding sequence ATGGCCTGTCGTTTCTCCCGATTACTAGCCTTGGCTATCAAGATTATTAGTCCCACAAAAGGATTAAATACTAGCGCACAAATTTTTGAACTTATGCAATTTTATCCCCAAGGAATCACAGTTCAAGAATTGAGTGAGCGCTTAAATCGTCCCGTTTCTATGCTCAATCTTTGTCTAAAATCTTTGGTCGCTTCTAAAAAAGTCGTGGCCAAAAAAAATCATAATCAGTGGGTTTATACTGTTGATAAAAAAGCTTAG
- the hisC gene encoding histidinol-phosphate transaminase: MLPTRDCVRQTPAYTPGEQPQSAGFTKLNTNENPYPPPAEIFAHLQEQLEKVRLYPDPISKELRQTAAELYGITADQIIAGNGSDDILNIALRTFVNPGESVAFLDLTYSLYETIARVHGANIIQFPTNDQFALAGPIICPEAKLIFLASPNPPLGKHLDRDYLEATCANASGLVLIDEAYVDFSDDNHLDFLSRYDNVIISRTMSKSYSLAGLRVGFGFASRAIIEQMDKVRDSYNLDRIAQTLATAALKQHNYFEQVWQKVRQTRSRLITSLRELGFIVFDSEANFILASPPQISASELYTQLKERQILVRYFKHPRIQNYVRISIGTDGEIDRLLSAIQEIMGTN; encoded by the coding sequence ATGCTACCTACACGCGATTGTGTTCGTCAAACCCCCGCTTATACTCCGGGAGAACAGCCCCAAAGCGCCGGATTTACCAAACTTAACACCAATGAGAATCCCTATCCCCCACCGGCGGAAATTTTTGCCCACCTGCAAGAGCAATTAGAGAAAGTCCGACTCTATCCCGATCCTATCTCCAAAGAGTTACGGCAAACGGCGGCGGAATTATACGGCATAACAGCCGATCAGATAATCGCGGGTAATGGCTCCGATGATATCCTTAATATCGCCCTGCGAACTTTTGTTAACCCTGGCGAAAGTGTCGCTTTTTTGGATTTAACCTATTCCCTTTACGAGACAATTGCTCGGGTACACGGGGCAAATATTATCCAATTTCCCACTAATGATCAATTTGCATTAGCAGGACCGATTATTTGTCCGGAAGCTAAATTAATTTTTCTAGCTTCTCCTAATCCTCCCCTCGGTAAACATCTTGATCGCGACTATTTAGAAGCAACCTGTGCTAATGCCTCGGGATTGGTATTAATTGATGAAGCTTATGTGGATTTTAGTGATGACAATCATCTCGATTTTCTCTCCCGTTACGATAATGTCATCATTAGTCGCACTATGTCGAAAAGTTATAGTTTAGCGGGGTTAAGAGTCGGTTTCGGTTTTGCTTCCAGGGCAATTATCGAACAGATGGATAAGGTGCGTGATTCCTATAATTTAGATCGCATCGCTCAAACTTTAGCCACAGCAGCTTTAAAACAACATAATTATTTTGAGCAAGTTTGGCAAAAAGTCCGTCAAACCCGCAGCCGTTTAATTACTTCTCTGCGCGAGTTGGGATTTATTGTTTTTGACTCGGAAGCTAATTTTATCCTCGCTTCTCCTCCCCAAATTAGTGCCAGTGAGTTATATACTCAACTCAAAGAGCGTCAGATATTAGTGCGATATTTTAAACATCCTCGCATTCAGAATTATGTACGGATTTCTATCGGCACTGATGGGGAAATTGATCGCCTTTTATCTGCTATTCAAGAGATTATGGGAACAAATTAA